Proteins co-encoded in one Ignavibacteria bacterium genomic window:
- the mreD gene encoding rod shape-determining protein MreD produces the protein MTNNKYFKYLLPVLYLIPLLFVQVVFVPLISIETIVPDLILILVVYYAVKQGQIPGTVFGFGAGLIFDLVTGNLLGSAALAKTVAGFVAGYFSTNRIDINLKSYRFIFIILLAAFINSSTFALVTNFDLNNNLLKLIFEQGITPALYTGFISAIWIFATPTKKGDWLE, from the coding sequence ATGACAAATAACAAATATTTCAAGTACCTTCTTCCGGTTTTATATCTAATACCTCTTCTGTTTGTGCAGGTCGTTTTCGTTCCCCTTATTTCAATTGAAACCATAGTTCCGGACCTTATCCTGATACTTGTAGTTTACTATGCAGTGAAACAGGGACAGATACCGGGTACGGTGTTTGGATTTGGTGCCGGGCTGATATTTGACCTTGTTACAGGAAATTTACTGGGAAGTGCTGCTCTTGCCAAAACTGTCGCGGGATTCGTAGCAGGTTACTTCAGTACAAACAGAATTGACATTAATTTAAAGTCCTACAGATTTATATTTATAATTCTGCTTGCAGCCTTCATCAACTCTTCAACTTTCGCTCTGGTAACAAATTTCGACCTGAATAATAATCTTCTTAAACTTATTTTTGAGCAGGGAATTACTCCCGCACTTTACACAGGATTCATAAGCGCAATTTGGATCTTTGCAACTCCAACAAAAAAAGGTGACTGGCTGGAATGA
- the mrdA gene encoding penicillin-binding protein 2, whose amino-acid sequence MTLLSSTRKTVLASIILGLFLVYGLKLFQMQIVFNSKFENKSTDNSIKAIEQMPLRGVLYDRNFRLLVDNVPSYTVRITPYEYDTTKNSMLESLLQLPKDTISRILLKHKKYGKYQPVRIKKGATFQEIGWLEENSERFPGVDYIIEIKRGYTNIFGASHVLGYLKETNDNDLKKDSFYTLGDNIGMNGIEKSYETYLRGEKGYNYILVNASRKKIARFKEGNADKPSIKGKDLVLSLDSAAQLTAEQVMHGRSGAIVAIEPSSGEILAFSSSPGYDLSKFSDITPADYMRELISNPLKPQFNRATMSTHSPGSTFKVIVALCALELGVLNENSTIYCPGSFTYGNRTFKCHGAHGATTVYRALEGSCNVFFYKLIFEIGVDRLNEFAKKFRIGTKTGIDLLEESKGLIPSTQYYEKIYGKGWPKGILVSVGIGQGEVSMTPLQLALMTAIVANNGKSFVPHLVKGYLDEKRKFVPFRFEEINTGVSESNVRIIKKGMWLVVNGGGGTAKNIRSTDVVIAGKTGTVQNIHGRNHSLFVGFAPYDDPKIAVAVLFENAGYGADVAAPVAEQVILAYLRSSGVIKQKEKEEKPKKPSKSGDTTQLLTNIENGD is encoded by the coding sequence ATGACACTACTTTCCTCGACAAGAAAGACTGTGCTCGCCTCTATTATACTAGGTCTTTTTCTTGTTTACGGTTTAAAGCTATTTCAGATGCAGATAGTTTTCAACAGTAAATTTGAAAATAAATCTACCGACAACAGTATTAAGGCGATTGAACAGATGCCCCTCAGGGGTGTTCTTTATGACCGTAATTTTAGATTGTTGGTTGACAATGTGCCGTCGTACACTGTAAGAATTACTCCTTACGAATACGACACCACGAAAAATTCGATGCTCGAATCGCTCCTCCAACTTCCCAAAGACACTATTTCACGCATACTTCTGAAGCACAAAAAATACGGGAAGTATCAACCTGTCCGTATCAAGAAGGGTGCTACATTTCAGGAAATCGGTTGGCTGGAAGAGAATTCTGAACGATTCCCCGGAGTCGATTACATAATCGAAATAAAGCGGGGTTACACAAATATTTTTGGTGCATCCCATGTCCTTGGTTATCTAAAAGAGACGAACGATAACGACTTGAAAAAAGACAGCTTCTATACTCTTGGTGATAACATCGGCATGAATGGTATTGAAAAGAGCTATGAAACCTACCTTCGCGGTGAAAAGGGGTACAACTACATTCTTGTAAATGCATCAAGGAAGAAAATTGCAAGATTTAAGGAAGGGAATGCCGACAAACCTTCGATAAAGGGGAAAGACCTCGTACTTTCTCTTGACTCTGCCGCTCAACTTACTGCCGAACAGGTGATGCACGGAAGGAGCGGAGCGATAGTTGCAATAGAACCTTCGTCAGGTGAGATACTGGCGTTTTCAAGCTCACCCGGATACGACCTTTCGAAGTTTTCCGATATTACTCCCGCAGATTATATGAGGGAACTGATTTCAAATCCACTTAAACCGCAGTTTAACAGAGCTACCATGTCAACCCATTCTCCCGGGTCCACATTTAAAGTAATTGTGGCTTTGTGTGCGCTGGAACTCGGTGTGTTAAACGAAAACAGCACAATTTACTGCCCCGGATCATTCACCTATGGAAACAGAACATTCAAGTGCCACGGTGCTCATGGCGCGACAACAGTTTACAGGGCGCTTGAGGGTTCATGCAATGTGTTTTTCTACAAATTGATTTTTGAAATTGGAGTGGACCGTCTTAATGAATTTGCAAAGAAATTCCGGATTGGAACCAAGACAGGAATTGATCTTCTGGAAGAATCTAAAGGTTTGATACCCTCCACTCAGTATTATGAAAAAATATACGGGAAAGGCTGGCCCAAAGGTATTTTGGTTAGTGTTGGTATCGGACAGGGCGAGGTGAGTATGACACCGCTTCAACTGGCTCTGATGACCGCAATTGTTGCAAACAACGGCAAGTCATTTGTCCCTCATCTTGTTAAAGGCTATCTCGATGAGAAGAGAAAATTTGTTCCTTTCCGGTTCGAAGAAATCAATACCGGAGTCAGTGAGAGCAATGTAAGGATTATCAAAAAAGGGATGTGGCTCGTGGTCAATGGTGGCGGGGGAACTGCCAAGAACATCCGGAGTACCGATGTGGTAATAGCGGGCAAGACAGGAACAGTGCAGAATATCCACGGGAGAAACCACTCACTGTTTGTCGGGTTTGCCCCCTATGATGATCCCAAAATAGCAGTCGCAGTTCTTTTTGAAAATGCAGGTTACGGAGCTGATGTGGCTGCACCGGTGGCTGAACAGGTCATTCTTGCATATCTTCGTTCTTCAGGAGTAATAAAACAGAAAGAAAAGGAAGAGAAACCGAAAAAACCTTCAAAATCAGGGGATACAACCCAACTTCTCACTAACATTGAAAACGGGGATTAG
- a CDS encoding rod shape-determining protein, with product MGLLDFLANDIAIDLGTANTLIHVKGKGIVLNEPSIVAYDRNTRKIIALGNKAKEMMGREHREIAVTRPMKDGVIADFEIAEGMIRAFIKKVNSGIVSARKVVIAVPSGVTEVEKRAVRDSAEHAGAKEVHLISEPMSAAIGIGIDVSRPEGNMVIDIGGGTTEIAVIALSGIVVEESIKVAGDEMNEAIVSFFRRNYNILIGERTAEAIKCQVGSAMALPEELTIEVKGRDLVGGVPKKVEVSSVEIRDALEGPVVQILEAVRRLLERTGAEHSADIHSSGIMLSGGGALLKGLDKRIRLETNLPVHIAEEPLTAVVRGAGRVIDNLNGYSAVLIRHRRY from the coding sequence ATGGGATTATTGGATTTTTTAGCAAATGATATAGCAATCGACCTTGGGACAGCGAATACTCTTATTCATGTCAAAGGTAAGGGAATCGTGTTAAACGAGCCCTCAATCGTGGCCTACGACCGCAACACCAGGAAAATCATCGCCCTTGGCAATAAAGCCAAAGAGATGATGGGCAGAGAGCACCGTGAGATTGCTGTAACCAGACCGATGAAAGACGGAGTAATCGCCGATTTCGAAATTGCCGAAGGGATGATTCGTGCTTTCATCAAAAAAGTTAATTCAGGTATTGTTTCTGCCAGAAAAGTGGTAATAGCTGTTCCGAGCGGCGTAACCGAAGTTGAAAAAAGGGCTGTTAGAGACAGTGCCGAGCATGCAGGGGCAAAAGAGGTTCACCTTATTTCTGAACCAATGTCTGCTGCCATAGGTATAGGAATCGATGTTTCCAGACCCGAAGGTAACATGGTTATCGATATTGGTGGTGGAACTACTGAAATTGCTGTAATTGCACTTTCAGGTATCGTGGTTGAAGAATCGATCAAGGTTGCCGGTGATGAAATGAATGAAGCAATTGTAAGCTTCTTCAGAAGGAACTACAATATTCTGATTGGAGAAAGGACGGCTGAAGCAATAAAATGTCAGGTCGGTTCTGCCATGGCGTTACCGGAAGAACTTACCATCGAAGTAAAGGGACGGGATCTTGTAGGCGGTGTTCCAAAGAAAGTTGAAGTTTCATCTGTGGAAATCAGGGATGCCCTCGAGGGACCTGTAGTTCAGATTCTTGAGGCAGTCAGGAGATTACTCGAGAGAACCGGAGCCGAGCACTCAGCCGATATTCACAGTTCCGGAATTATGTTGTCGGGAGGTGGTGCGCTCCTGAAGGGTCTTGATAAAAGAATAAGATTGGAGACAAATCTGCCCGTTCACATTGCGGAGGAACCCCTTACTGCAGTGGTTCGCGGTGCCGGAAGGGTCATTGATAATCTGAATGGATATTCTGCAGTTTTGATAAGGCACCGTCGCTATTAG
- a CDS encoding rod shape-determining protein MreC, giving the protein MREFFYSLFQSFKSYLILIILIIISFFLMSLSESESTQKLRALALSTFSRVSGVFGYVNFITDLRSDNEELRRRNAELMLENNQLREFGLENSELREMLAFQDTSSYELIASEVISKSYLADQVNFTINKGTKDSVKPGMPVISHNGLLGIVYTSTENYSIVRTYKNVNLKIIVKLLNSGTPGILKWNGTELIMQGIPKTLQLKKGERIITSEISSLIGINLPVGEVVKILNPESGLFNDILIDPYVDLNSTLNVFVMRMVQSKKVDNYELNYLKTK; this is encoded by the coding sequence ATGAGAGAATTTTTCTATTCACTTTTTCAATCTTTCAAGTCTTATCTAATCCTGATAATTCTCATAATCATTTCATTTTTTCTGATGTCGTTAAGTGAATCCGAATCGACACAGAAGCTTAGAGCACTCGCTTTATCGACTTTCTCGAGAGTTTCCGGGGTATTTGGATATGTCAATTTCATCACTGATCTCCGGTCCGACAATGAGGAACTCAGGCGAAGAAATGCGGAGTTGATGCTCGAAAATAATCAGTTGCGGGAGTTCGGTCTGGAAAACAGTGAGTTGAGAGAAATGCTTGCATTTCAGGATACGAGCTCATACGAATTGATAGCCTCAGAAGTCATTTCCAAATCATACCTTGCAGATCAGGTTAATTTCACCATCAATAAAGGTACAAAAGATTCTGTAAAACCCGGGATGCCCGTGATATCGCACAACGGACTTCTGGGAATCGTCTACACTTCCACAGAAAACTACTCGATCGTAAGAACTTACAAAAATGTCAATCTGAAAATCATCGTGAAATTGTTGAATTCGGGAACCCCCGGTATCCTCAAGTGGAACGGCACAGAACTGATTATGCAAGGGATTCCAAAAACCTTGCAATTGAAGAAAGGGGAGAGAATTATCACTTCTGAAATCAGTTCATTAATCGGAATAAATTTGCCGGTAGGAGAAGTTGTTAAGATATTGAATCCCGAGAGCGGTTTGTTCAACGATATCCTCATCGATCCGTATGTCGATCTGAACAGTACCCTGAATGTGTTTGTTATGCGTATGGTGCAGAGTAAAAAAGTGGACAATTACGAACTGAATTATCTGAAGACGAAATGA